One stretch of Arachis duranensis cultivar V14167 chromosome 1, aradu.V14167.gnm2.J7QH, whole genome shotgun sequence DNA includes these proteins:
- the LOC107458304 gene encoding chaperone protein dnaJ 8, chloroplastic-like, with protein MAQLNELPLSIEKFNVRLEGGEPMIARLLPGSNALYGSRTVSNEQELLYQCPGVVLNEYGFPRFHERTRYHPDVCIGSKCGVQFHQINQAYDVVMSNLRGESNEMEMEMYEACDDDAGIDEAMRGMNDPDWDLWEEWMGWEGAGIRDYSSHINPYI; from the exons ATGGCGCAACTAAATGAGTTGCCACTGTCGATTGAGAAGTTCAATGTTAGATTGGAAGGAGGGGAGCCTATGATAG CTAGGTTGTTGCCTGGAAGCAACGCGCTGTATGGCTCGCGTACAGTGTCAAATGAGCAAGAGCTGTTGTATCAGTGCCCGGGTGTAGTTTTAAATGAGTACGGATTCCCGCGTTTTCAtgaacggacgagg TATCATCCAGATGTATGCATAGGGAGCAAATGCGGGGTGCAGTTTCACCAAATCAACCAGGCTTATGAT GTTGTAATGTCCAATTTGAGAGGAGAATCCAATGAAATGGAAATGGAAATGTACGAAGCATGCGATGATGATGCAGGCATCGACGAAGCAATGAGGGGAATGAATGATCCAGATTGGGACCTGTGGGAAGAGTGGATGGGATGGGAAGGAGCAGGAATTCGTGATTATTCATCTCACATTAATCCTTATATTTGA
- the LOC107458321 gene encoding germin-like protein 9-3 yields MSSSTTVKILSLVISASVIVQTTTAGDPDIPSDFITPDGIPIDGKYFTYTGMRAFVQQSAPPSYFTYMRASKEEFVALDGLSVATIILGFRPGDVSPPHIHPRASELLFVVEGSLVVGFVDTNNKLFTQKLQTGDMFVFPKGLIHFQLNEDPKNHAISVSSLGSASPGLILVPNNLFNTSATIDDRVLALSFKTNISTIQLLKKALSTPYN; encoded by the coding sequence ATGTCTTCTTCTACTACTGTTAAAATTCTCTCACTCGTGATATCTGCATCTGTCATTGTACAAACTACAACGGCAGGTGATCCAGATATCCCGAGTGATTTCATAACTCCAGATGGAATCCCTATTGATGGGAAATATTTCACCTACACTGGTATGCGCGCATTCGTGCAACAATCTGCTCCGCCCTCATATTTCACGTATATGAGGGCGAGCAAGGAAGAATTTGTGGCTCTCGATGGACTGAGTGTGGCAACTATTATCCTTGGATTCCGTCCGGGAGACGTTAGTCCACCGCACATCCACCCGCGTGCCTCAGAGCTACTCTTCGTAGTTGAGGGAAGCCTTGTAGTTGGATTTGTGGACACAAACAATAAGCTCTTCACTCAGAAGCTTCAAACTGGGGATATGTTTGTATTCCCAAAAGGACTTATCCACTTCCAACTCAATGAAGATCCTAAGAACCATGCTATTTCTGTATCTTCATTGGGTAGTGCCAGTCCTGGCCTTATATTAGTTCCTAACAATTTGTTTAACACCTCAGCTACCATTGATGACAGAgttttggctttgtcctttaaGACAAACATTTCCACTATTCAACTCTTGAAGAAAGCTTTGTCAACGCCATACAATTGA